One stretch of Pyrenophora tritici-repentis strain M4 chromosome 4, whole genome shotgun sequence DNA includes these proteins:
- a CDS encoding Peptidase-M20 multi-domain protein has product MASELLKINGERLNNTLQDTCTQYGALAAPSTGMCRLTLTQEDKDVRDWLVSECKSLGCEIKIDQIGNIFAIRPGTAKDKKPIAMGSHMDTQPAGGRYDGILGVQAALEVLRTLHATQTRTHSPLALINWTNEEGARFPGAMMASGVWSTHSSTSLEICHSLLDTSGISLEAALESTSYLGSTPASHHANPLAAHFELHIEQGPILEQTRKQIGIVTSVQAMKWYAIRVQGTEGHSGTTPMANRADALVTASRLIVAVRDTAISTALGVATVGVINSDTSSQATIPAGVTFTIDIRCDTDALVDDLSTAIFSAFDKVVAQEANATSYHVQRTWGLPESKFHENCIEAVRTAAVRNVGEEGVLEMKSRAGHDSAWTSRVCPTSMIFVQSKGGVSHNPEEYTSPEHCALGAQVLLDAVLWYDSKVASG; this is encoded by the exons ATGGCTTCTGAATTGCTCAAAATCAATGGGGAGAGGTTGAATAATACCTTACAAGATACCTGCACGCAATATGGCGCTCTCGCCGCCCCATCAACAGGCATGTGCCGCCTCACCCTAACACAAGAAGACAAAGACGTTCGAGACTGGCTGGTCTCAGAATGCAAAAGCCTAGGCTGTGAGATCAAAATCGACCAAATAGGAAACATATTCGCCATACGGCCGGGCACAGCAAAAGACAAGAAACCAATCGCGATGGGCAGTCATATGGACACCCAGCCAGCTGGCGGACG CTACGACGGCATCCTCGGTGTCCAAGCCGCCTTAGAAGTCCTCCGCACCCTCCACGCCACTCAAACACGCACCCACTCCCCCCTCGCCCTGATAAACTGGACCAACGAAGAAGGCGCCCGTTTTCCCGGTGCAATGATGGCCTCGGGCGTTTGGAGCACCCACTCCAGTACATCTCTCGAAATCTGTCATTCCCTCCTCGATACCTCGGGCATCTCTCTGGAAGCCGCTTTGGAAAGCACATCCTACCTAGGCAGTACGCCCGCTTCTCACCACGCCAACCCCCTCGCCGCCCACTTCGAACTGCACATAGAGCAAGGCCCGATCCTAGAGCAAACACGGAAACAAATCGGTATCGTAACCAGCGTTCAGGCGATGAAATGGTACGCCATCCGTGTTCAAGGCACAGAGGGTCATTCAGGTACCACGCCCATGGCCAACCGCGCAGATGCTTTAGTAACAGCCTCGCGACTCATCGTCGCCGTACGCGACACTGCGATCTCCACAGCCTTGGGTGTAGCCACCGTCGGCGTGATAAATAGTGATACTTCATCCCAAGCTACTATACCCGCAGGCGTCACTTTCACTATCGATATCCGCTGTGACACCGACGCCCTCGTTGATGATCTATCAACTGCAATTTTCTCGGCTTTCGACAAAGTCGTTGCACAGGAGGCGAATGCGACGAGCTACCATGTCCAGCGTACGTGGGGACTCCCAGAATCCAAGTTCCATGAGAATTGTATTGAGGCGGTGAGGACGGCGGCGGTGCGCAATGTGGGTGAGGAAGGCGTGTTGGAGATGAAGAGTAGGGCGGGACATGACAGTGCGTGGACGAGTCGGGTTTGCCCGACGAGTATGATTTTTGTGCAGAGTAAGGGGGGTGTTAGTCATAATCCAGAGGAGTATACGAGTCCCGAGCATTGTGCGTTGGGGGCGCAGGTCTTGTTGGATGCAGTGTTGTGGTACGATAGCAAGGTTGCTAGTG GTTAG
- a CDS encoding PepN, Aminopeptidase N, with amino-acid sequence MASDRDVLPAWAKPSHYVLSLHDIEFGGSFGYKGTVNITTKITKDDGFSSLVLNAHQLKLQSAELRTGDKTQSAKNITYDEKRQQVTLDFGETIKYTGDAQLEIKFDGSVNNIMAGFYRSKYKPKADVPASVAKDDEFHYMFSTQFEACDARRAFPCFDEPNLKATFDVELEVPKDQVALSNMPEKEIKPSKRDGFHTVVFERSPIMSTYLLAWAIGDFEYVEAFTERKYNGKNIPVRVYTTRGLKEQGRFALDNCHKIVDYFSEVFQIDYPLPKVDLLAVHEFSHGAMENWGLITYRTTALLFDPATSADSYRNRVAYVVAHELAHQWFGNLVTMDWWNELWLNEGFATWVGWLAIDHLYPEWNVWGQFVTDSVQQAFALDALRTSHPIEVPVYDGLEVDQIFDHISYLKGSSVIRMLSAHLGEKVFLQGVADYLKANQYSNATTNDLWSALSKASGQDVNSFMDLWVRKIGFPVVTVAEEPGQIGLRQQRFLLAGNVKPEEDETTWWIPLGLHTGDSASAASLHKTTALTQKEDTVRDVSEGFYQLNKNLTGFYRTNYPPDRLKKLGESRDQLTVEDKIGLVGDAYANAVAGYGSTPGLLALAERFQDESDYLVWSQILTNIGNVRSVFSGSQDISEGLRKYHLKLITPAVEKVGWEFKDGESYLVGQLRASLILSAGIVGHQATVDEALKRFDAYISNGDNKAIHPSLRRAVFATAIKNRGESALKAVQNEYLNTTSIDGKEICLGSLGRVQTPELAKQVMDFVFSDAVAMQDKHSSTIALANNSKVRPEVWYYIRDNWDSKVHPALRGNPVVLERFLRFGLNKFTDAAVADDIQNFFKDKDTRGYNKGLEVVDDTIRSYAAYAARDEKVVREWLSANGYLA; translated from the exons ATGGCTTCCGATCGTGACGTCCTCCCTGCATG GGCGAAGCCTTCCCACTATGTCCTCTCTCTCCACGACATCGAATTCGGTGGTAGCTTTGGCTACAAGGGTACCGTAAACATCACCACCAAGATCACAAAGGACGATGGCTTCAGCAGCCTGGTCCTGAACGCGCATCAGCTCAAGCTCCAGAGCGCTGAGCTCAGGACTGGCGACAAGACACAATCTGCAAAGAACATTACATACGATGAGAAGAGGCAGCAGGTCACACTGGACTTTGGCGAAACAATCAAGTACACTGGCGATGCACAGCTGGAGATCAAATTCGACGGCTCAGTCAACAACATCATGGCCGGTTTCTATCGCTCAAAGTACAAGCCCAAGGCCGACGTTCCCGCATCCGTGGCCAAAGACGACGAGTTCCACTACATGTTCAGCACCCAATTCGAAGCCTGTGATGCCCGCCGCGCTTTCCCCTGCTTCGACGAGCCAAACCTAAAGGCCACTTTCGATGTCGAGCTTGAGGTGCCAAAGGACCAAGTTGCGCTCAGCAACATGCCCGAAAAGGAGATCAAGCCTAGCAAGCGAGACGGCTTCCACACTGTCGTATTCGAGCGATCACCCATCATGTCGACTTACCTTTTGGCATGGGCTATCGGCGACTTTGAATACGTCGAGGCTTTCACAGAGCGCAAGTACAACGGCAAGAACATCCCAGTCAGAGTCTACACCACTCGCGGTCTGAAGGAGCAAGGTCGCTTTGCGCTGGACAACTGCCACAAGATTGTCGATTATTTCTCCGAGGTCTTCCAGATTGACTACCCCCTCCCCAAGGTTGATTTGTTGGCCGTCCATGAATTC TCACACGGTGCCATGGAGAACTGGGGTCTCATTACCTACCG TACTACTGCCTTGCTTTTCGACCCCGCGACATCCGCAGACAGCTACCGAAACAGGGTCGCATACGTTGTAGCTCACGAGCTCGCTCATCAGTGGTTCGGCAACCTTGTCACCATGGACTGGTGGAATGAGCTTTGGCTTAACGAGGGTTTCGCCACATGGGTGGGATGGCTTGCTATTGACCATCTGTATCCTG AATGGAACGTATGGGGACAGTTTGTC ACTGATTCCGTGCAACAAGCCTTCGCTCTCGACGCCCTCCGGACTTCTCATCCCATCGAAGTACCTGTATACGATGGTCTCGAAGTTGACCAGATCTTCGATCACATTTCCTACCTAAAGGGATCTTCCGTCATCCGCATGCTGAGCGCCCACTTGGGCGAGAAAGTCTTCCTACAAGGTGTTGCCGACTACCTCAAGGCTAACCAGTACTCCAACGCCACAACCAACGATTTGTGGTCCGCCTTGAGCAAAGCCTCTGGCCAGGATGTCAATAGCTTCATGGATCTCTGGGTTCGTAAGATTGGTTTCCCGGTTGTCACAGTGGCAGAGGAGCCTGGCCAAATTGGACTTCGCCAGCAACGTTTCCTGCTTGCGGGTAACGTGAAGCCTGAAGAGGACGAAACTACCTGGTGGATTCCATTAGGTCTCCACACCGGCGACTCGGCTTCTGCTGCATCTCTTCACAAGACTACCGCTTTGACACAAAAGGAAGACACTGTCCGAGACGTCAGCGAAGGCTTTTACCAGCTCAACAAGAACCTCACTGGCTTCTACAGGACCAACTACCCTCCGGACCGCCTGAAGAAGCTCGGTGAGTCTCGTGACCAGCTCACAGTCGAGGACAAGATTGGTCTTGTTGGTGATGCCTACGCAAATGCTGTCGCTGGATATGGTTCAACCCCTGGCCTCCTCGCTCTGGCTGAGCGCTTCCAGGATGAGTCTGACTACCTGGTTTGGTCCCAAATTCTCACCAACATTGGCAACGTACGTAGCGTTTTCTCTGGTAGCCAAGACATCAGCGAGGGCCTGAGGAAATACCATCTCAAGCTCATCACACCAGCTGTTGAAAAGGTTGGCTGGGAGTTCAAGGATGGCGAGAGCTACCTTGTCGGTCAGCTTCGTGCTAGTCTCATCCTGTCTGCTGGTATCGTCGGTCACCAGGCTACTGTCGACGAGGCTCTGAAGCGATTCGACGCCTACATTTCGAACGGCGACAATAAGGCTATTCACCCGTCTCTTCGCCGAGCCGTCTTTGCGACTGCCATTAAGAACCGCGGTGAATCAGCACTCAAGGCTGTCCAGAACGAGTACCTCAACACCACATCCATCGACGGCAAGGAGATTTGCCTCGGCTCTCTCGGCCGCGTACAGACTCCTGAGCTCGCCAAACAAGTCATGGACTTTGTCTTCTCCGATGCCGTCGCCATGCAAGACAAGCACTCTTCCACCATTGCCCTGGCCAACAACTCCAAGGTGCGCCCAGAAGTCTGGTACTACATCCGCGACAACTGGGACTCCAAGGTCCACCCTGCACTCCGTGGGAATCCAGTTGTGCTAGAGCGCTTCCTGCGCTTCGGTCTCAACAAGTTCACCGATGCGGCTGTTGCGGATGATATCCAAAATTTCTTCAAGGACAAGGATACCCGGGGTTACAACAAGGGACTTGAGGTTGTCGACGATACGATCCGCAGCTATGCGGCATACGCGGCGCGTGACGAGAAGGTTGTAAGAGAGTGGTTGAGCGCAAACGGATATCTGGCATGA
- a CDS encoding ERD2, ER lumen protein retaining receptor, protein MKVSSSASGISFKSQFLYLVVYLTRYVDLLWTFYEPKSLYNTCFKIIFISTSAYTVYLMLNDYKPTHDPNLDTFKVQYLLGASAVLAILFPYKYTFSEILWAFSIWLESVAILPQLFMLQRTGEAETITTHYLFALGAYRALYIPNWIYRYFFEVPKFYDPIAVIAGIIQTILYSDFFYIYYTKVVQGKKFNLPV, encoded by the exons ATGAAGGTGTCAAGT AGCGCGTCTGGTATCTCGTTCAAATCGCAATTCCTCTATCTTGTCGTCTACCTTACACGCTACGTCGATTTGCTATGGACCTTCTACGAACCCAAGTCGCTCTACAATACTTGTTTCAAGATCATCTTCATCAGCACGTCAGCGTACACTGTCTACCTCATGCTCAACGACTATAAGCCAACCCACGACCCGAACCTGGACACGTTCAAGGTGCAATATCTGCTGGGAGCAAGCGCGGTGCTAGCCATATTGTTTCCATACAAATACACGTTTTCCGAG ATTCTCTGGGCTTTCTCTATTTGGCTAGAATCTGTGGCTATCTTGCCTCAGCTATTCATGTTGCAAAGAACAGGCGAGGCCGAGACAATCACGACGCATTATCTCTTTGCGCTGGGCGCATACAGGGCGCTATATATCCCCAACTGGATCTACCGCTACTTCTTCGAGGTGCCCAAGTTCTACGACCCTATTGCGGTGATTGCTGGCATCATCCAAACCATTCTATACTCTGATTTCTTCTACATTTACTACACCAA GGTTGTCCAAGGCAAGAAGTTCAACCTGCCCGTCTAG
- a CDS encoding Dynactin complex subunit (NIP100, Dynactin complex subunit) has protein sequence MALQSAADVPLLITSPNSSSERRISPSWSIAQLKARLEPITGVPASCQQLSLRVGSQDAVAISAVDEKQTRLAAFPLQPYAEMTVVDTRPSAARTDFTDLSSVTKYEMPAAEYEHRSDSVLAWKKAQKLGRFDPDAPSIEQQKIRASEREVEERGLALHGRVRLLPETDARRGTISYIGLVPEIPGIGVWIGVTLDEPTGKNDGSIKGKRYFECGKNCGAFVRPERCEAGDFPPLDMGDEDLEEL, from the exons ATGGCCCTTCAGAGTGCGGCAGATGTGCCGCTTCTCATCACGTCCCCGAACTCATCCTCGGAACGCCGTATTTCTCCGTCGTGGTCCATTGCCCAGCTAAAGGCACGACTCGAGCCCATTACCGGTGTCCCCGCAAGCTGCCAACAGCTATCATTACGCGTTGGATCCCAAGATGCCGTCGCCATCTCCGCTGTAGATGAAAAGCAGACGCGCCTTGCTGCGTTTCCGCTGCAGCCGTATGCGGAGATGACC GTTGTTGACACGCGTCCCTCCGCTGCACGAACGGACTTTACTGATCTGTCATCCGTCACAAAGTATGAGATGCCCGCCGCCGAGTACGAGCATCGGTCCGATAGCGTTCTCGCTTGGAAGAAAGCACAGAAGCTTGGCCGGTTCGACCCAGATGCCCCTAGCATCGAGCAGCAGAAGATCCGCGCCTCTGAGCGTGAAGTAGAAGAACGAG GTCTAGCGCTCCACGGGCGCGTCCGCCTGTTGCCCGAAACTGACGCACGTCGCGGCACGATATCCTACATCGGTCTCGTCCCAGAGATTCCCGGAATTGGTGTCTGGATCGGCGTCACCTTGGATGAACCGACAGGCAAGAATGACGGCTCAATCAAGGGTAAGCGATACTTTGAGTGTGGGAAGAACTGCGGTGCCTTTGTGCGACCTGAGCGATGCGAGGCTGGTGACTTCCCTCCCCTGGATATGGGCGATGAGGATCTGGAGGAACTGTAG
- a CDS encoding putative bladder cancer-related bc10 protein, whose protein sequence is MFCLRSWIPVLFFLLRTQASPVYLVLFISATYFLNRPCVYCSLLLFILVVALFDFHTPWFDAPLSDSAELALNGTVTETASVLVQAANHTAQAVVKNAFEGVRDKMGMGQASEGQSYELVKGLLGKKEWRIQCLDVLIRI, encoded by the exons ATGTTTTGTCTACGAAGCTGGATACCCGTGCTTTTCTTCTT ATTACGGACGCAGGCCTCCCCCGTCTACCTCGTGCTCTTCATCTCAGCCACATACTTCCTAAACCGGCCATGCGTTTATTGTTCGCTCCTTCTCTTCATTCTCGTCGTTGCGCTCTTCGATTTTCACACACCATGGTTCGACGCGCCGCTTTCGGACAGTGCAGAGCTGGCGCTCAATGGCACCGTCACCGAGACAGCCAGTGTCTTGGTACAGGCTGCAAACCATACGGCACAGGCAGTAGTGAAGAATGCATTCGAGGGTGTAAGGGACAAGATGGGCATGGGACAGGCGAGCGAGGGGCAGAGTTATGAACTGGTCAAGGGCCTGCTAGGGAAAAAGGAATGGCGCATACAGTGTTTGGATGTACTCATTCGGATTTGA
- a CDS encoding AraJ, Arabinose efflux permease, with protein sequence MADHVNNDAYGDSTITEKGVSTQVEDAIMDEKALKAHNKAAAVEAENAEHDMGVLDAVKAYPMAATWAFIMSCTIIMESYCVFLMGNFIALPAFAREFGVQADNGKYVIVASWQSALQMGGPLGAIMGVCLAGPLTSRIGYRWATIFGLMLLNVFILVFYFAPSLPVMFVSQLLEGIPWGIFIANAPAYCSEITPIQLRAPATQMLQMFWAIGAIIVNGVAFHYNTYSTSSAYRIPIALQWMFPTPLAILIYMAPESPWWLVRKGRLQEAEHAVGRLGRRARLNVTEAVAMMRRTIDLEKSIEDPSYFELFRGTDLYRTLIVCGVYAAQNLTGNLIANQAVYFFEQAGVSTNTAFALGLITSGLQWLFVMLSWILTSYLGRRTIYVWGSLINVGFLIALGIAGSVGKSTQASLAQASLGLIVSVLFTLGPAPASWVIIGETSSIRLRPLTTGIGRASYYVVNIPCIFLASYMLNPKEANLGGKCGYVWGGTGFFCFVMAYFFLPEMKNRSYREIDILFNRKVPARQWTKTVIDIQDDE encoded by the exons ATGGCTGATCATGTCAACAACGACGCCTATGGCGACTCGACAATTACCGAGAAGGGTGTCTCAACCCAGGTCGAGGACGCCATCATGGACGAGAAGGCCCTCAAAGCACACAACAAGGCTGCCGCTGTAGAGGCTGAGAATGCCGAACACGACATGGGCGTCCTGGACGCTGTCAAGGCCTACCCCATGGCTGCGACGTGGGCTTTCATCATGTCCTGCACAATT ATCATGGAGTCATACTGTGTGTTCCTCATGGGTAACTTCATCGCCCTGCCTGCCTTCGCAAGGGAGTTTGGTGTCCAAGCCGACAATGGCAAATATGTCATTGTCGCCAGCTGGCAGTCTGCACTCCAGATGGGCGGTCCTCTTGGTGCTATCATGGGTGTCTGTCTCGCTGGTCCCCTCACCAGCCGAATTGGATACCGATGGGCCACCATCTTCGGCCTCATGCTCTTGAACGTCTTCATCCTGGTTTTCTACTTCGCTCCTTCGCTACCCGTCATGTTCGTGTCGCAACTTCTTGAGGGTATCCCATGGGGTATCTTCATTGCCAACGCGCCCGCGTACTGCAGTGAGATTACGCCTATCCAGCTGCGAGCTCCCGCCACTCAGATGTTGCAAATGTTCTGGGCTATTGGTGCCATCATCGTCAACGGTGTAGCTTTCCACTACAACACCTACTCCACCTCGAGCGCATACAG GATCCCAATTGCGCTCCAGTGGATGTTCCCCACCCCTCTTGCTATCCTCATCTACATGGCGCCAGAGTCTCCCTGGTGGCTCGTCCGCAAGGGCCGTCTCCAAGAGGCCGAACACGCCGTTGGACGTCTTGGACGCCGCGCCCGCTTGAACGTCACTGAGGCCGTAGCCATGATGCGCCGTACCATCGATCTTGAGAAGTCCATCGAGGACCCCAGCTACTTCGAGCTGTTCCGCGGTACCGACCTTTACCGTACTCTTATCGTCTGCGGTGTTTACGCTGCACAGAACTTGACTGGTAACCTCATCGCTAACCAGGCCGTTTACTTCTTCGAACAGGCCGGTGTATCAACAAACACGGCCTTTGCTCTTGGTCTGATCACTTCCGGACTCCAGTGGCTCTTTGTTATGCTTTCCTGGATTCTGACCTCGTACCTTGGTCGCCGTACCATTTACGTCTGGGGTTCGCTCATCAACGTCGGTTTCCTCATCGCTCTCGGTATTGCTGGATCCGTTGGCAAATCGACCCAAGCCTCGTTGGCGCAAGCCTCTCTCGGTCTCATCGTCTCTGTTCTGTTCACTCTTGGTCCTGCTCCCGCTTCGTGGGTCATCATCGGAGAGACTTCGTCGATCCGTCTGCGTCCTCTCACCACTGGTATTGGACGTGCCTCATACTACGTTGTCAATATTCCCTGTATTTTCCTTGCCAGTTACATGCTCAACCCCAAG GAGGCCAACCTCGGTGGCAAGTGCGGTTATGTCTGGGGTGGAACTGGTTTCTTCTGCTTCGTCATGGCTTACTTCTTCCTGCCTGAGATGAAGAACCGATCTTACCGCGAAATCGACATCTTGTTCAACCGCAAGGTCCCGGCTCGCCAATGGACAAAGACTGTCATCGATATTCAAGACGACGAGTAG
- a CDS encoding Glyco-hydro-61 multi-domain protein encodes MKYATIFLAAAATVSAHSTWQQLWVGSEDKAGTCVRTVKDNSPITSITSSDMFCGRGPASTSGVCEVAAGSSLTVEMHAQPNARSCSQPAIGGNHYGPVMVYMAKVADAKTATSGSFFKVAEDGYKGTTATWGTEILNANCGKRAFTVPKNIASGDYLVRAEVIALHAGAGQSQPYVSCFQVKVTGGGSATPAGVSFPGGYKTSDSLFTQSIYNSDFKYVSPGPAVYSG; translated from the exons ATGAAGTACGCTACCATCTTTCTTGCCGCCGCGGCTACCGTTTCCGCCCACTCCACATGGCAGCAACTCTGGGTTGGCAGTGAAGACAAGGCTGGAACTTGCGTGCGAACCGTCAAGGACAACAGCCCCATCACCAGCATAACCTCGTCCGACATGTTCTGTGGTCGTGGACCCGCTTCCACATCCGGCGTCTGTGAAGTTGCTG CCGGCAGCTCCCTCACCGTCGAAATGCACGCCCAGCCCAACGCACGCTCGTGCTCGCAACCCGCCATCGGCGGCAACCACTACGGCCCCGTCATGGTCTACATGGCCAAGGTCGCAGACGCCAAAACCGCAACCTCAGGCTCCTTCTTCAAGGTTGCTGAGGACGGCTACAAGGGCACGACCGCCACCTGGGGTACCGAGATCCTCAACGCAAACTGCGGCAAGCGCGCCTTCACTGTCCCCAAGAACATTGCTTCGGGTGACTACCTTGTCCGCGCCGAGGTTATTGCTCTGCACGCGGGAGCTGGCCAGTCACAACCGTACGTTAGCTGCTTCCAGGTCAAGGTTACTGGTGGTGGTAGTGCGACGCCTGCTGGAGTTAGCTTCCCGGGTGGTTACAAGACTAGTGATTCGCTTTTCACTCAGTCGATTTACAACTCCGACTTCAAGTACGTCAGCCCTGGACCGGCTGTGTACAGTGGTTAG
- a CDS encoding WD40 repeat protein, whose translation MAANQRMRARQAHAPGPTYLAYTPDGKKLVTAGVDDYCRVFTTGSDDEPVTIDDCQENNTAVVAGNDFFITGSEDGTVSRFSLESAKFEEILVRTTLPVRDVALSSDGKWVAVGSDELSVNLVNTKDKSMRTLRDQPRAVKHVSFDKTDNRLAVSCTDGHVYMYTLDGDQPEMDKRVEGMIKSMEADSESSSKVLWHPDGRAFATPTAMRQIQVMSTSDWERQRVFKTGHTADITAAAWSPNGALLVTTSSDLSLNLWDTKTQKILKKYENVKATILAMAWHPTENILSYTNNEGELFIHTDIVPEEHISLLQKATVSAPFFHDPSEGRAGVPAPAQLTSGNVQTLPGRPRQRSGTADSLEDILGPEFQDDEAQEDGDEEMNDFVIDDDGAGYAPAITAAKKRTNGHLADGIQPASKRRAYSSALFRPQVHEPFQPGSTPWRGERRLLCCSLTGYVETVSQEGKHHTVSVKFYDEHTFRNFHFTDIFLYDKACLNENGTLFACQPDSTGEGNTAMIYYRPHETWTTRTEWRTNLPTGESVTAIALSDSYVCVTTSTNYVRIYSLFGLPIRVYRQKSSPAVTCAAWRDYILTIGNGPIQNDLSTQLLYTIENIKHDIVYQDSDILALPPGTTLTSVFFSAEGDPYIYDSEGVLLTLLGWRNTGQARWVPMLDTKLLSRLTGGGKEESYWPVGVASSPSQDGGIGAKFHCMIIKGREQYPSAPVPHLSEFGFEIPLSSAIDKSKKAKKRGGDLSDMEDEDDGPTPQTNEDKQQEHEQAFILSSTLHSQLSSTLLHTRPTASQKQALTTLEVAIDRALLQLLGLECLAGEDHGMKALEIVSLMRDANGKMLDLAGKVASRYGREVLGEKIRELAERKALAREEDEDEL comes from the exons ATGGCCGCAAATCAACGAATGCGCGCTCGCCAGGCTC ATGCCCCTGGCCCAACTTATCTCGCATACACACCGGACGGAAAGAAACTCGTAACAGCCGGAGTCGATGACTACTGCCGTGTGTTCACCACTGGCTCTGATGATGAGCCAGTCACCATAGATGATTGCCAAGAGAATAACACGGCGGTTGTCGCTGGT AATGATTTCTTCATTACGGGCTCAGAGGATGGCACAGTGAGCCGGTTTTCGCTTGAAAGTGCTAAATTCGAAGAAATACTAGTCCGGACTACGCTTCCAGTGCGAGATGTGGCCCTCAGTTCAGATGGGAAGTGGGTTGCTGTTGGAAGCGA TGAACTCTCTGTAAATCTCGTGAATACCAAAGATAAAAGCATGCGGACGCTGCGCGACCAGCCCCGAGCAGTGAAACACGTATCCTTCGACAAGACTGACAACCGCCTCGCCGTATCCTGTACCGATGGCCATGTCTACATGTATACTCTGGATGGAGATCAGCCCGAGATGGACAAGAGGGTGGAAGGCATGATTAAGAGCATGGAGGCAGATTCAGAGTCGAGCTCAAAGGTGCTGTGGCATCCTGATGGACGAGCATTTGCTACACCGACTGCGATGCGACAAATACAGGTCATGTCAACGAGCGATTGGGAACGCCAACGAGTCTTCAAAACTGGACATACTGCCGATATTACAGCCGCTGCCTGGTCGCCTAACGGTGCTTTGCTGGTGACTACATCGAGCGATCTGAGTCTCAACCTGTGGGATACTAAGACACAGAAAATTCTAAAGAAGTATGAGAATGTCAAGGCGACCATACTTGCCATGGCATGGCATCCCACTGAGAATATACTTTCCTACACCAACAACGAGGGCGAACTGTTCATTCACACCGACATTGTACCCGAAGAACACATCTCCCTTCTTCAAAAAGCCACCGTCTCCGCACCCTTCTTTCATGATCCGTCAGAGGGTCGAGCCGGTGTCCCGGCACCAGCGCAGCTCACAAGCGGCAATGTACAAACTCTTCCAGGGCGGCCACGGCAAAGAAGCGGAACAGCCGACTCATTGGAGGATATTCTAGGCCCAGAATTCCAGGACGATGAAGCACAAGAAGACGGTGACGAGGAAATGAACGATTTCGTAATCGACGATGATGGCGCCGGCTATGCACCAGCCATCACTGCCGCAAAGAAACGAACCAACGGCCATCTCGCAGATGGGATACAACCAGCATCTAAACGTCGTGCATACAGCTCCGCCCTTTTTCGTCCTCAAGTTCACGAGCCTTTCCAGCCTGGAAGTACGCCCTGGCGTGGAGAACGACGATTACTGTGTTGTTCATTAACGGGGTACGTCGAGACCGTGAGCCAGGAGGGTAAACATCACACCGTGTCCGTCAAGTTTTATGACGAGCATACCTTCCGCAATTTCCACTTTACCGACATTTTCCTATACGACAAGGCATGCCTCAACGAGAATGGAACCTTGTTCGCCTGCCAACCAGACAGTACTGGAGAAGGAAACACAGCAATGATATACTATCGGCCACACGAAACGTGGACGACACGAACCGAGTGGCGGACTAATCTACCAACGGGAGAGTCTGTCACTGCAATTGCGCTGTCCGACTCCTATGTCTGTGTCACAACATCAACCAACTACGTACGCATATACTCATTGTTCGGACTACCCATACGCGTCTACAGGCAGAAGAGCTCGCCGGCAGTTACGTGTGCAGCCTGGCGCGATTACATCCTCACAATAGGCAACGGGCCTATACAAAATGACCTCAGCACACAGCTTCTCTACACCATTGAGAACATCAAGCACGACATCGTCTACCAGGATTCTGATATCCTCGCACTGCCACCAGGTACGACATTGACCAGCGTCTTCTTCTCAGCAGAAGGTGATCCATACATCTACGACTCGGAAGGTGTGCTATTAACCTTACTTGGCTGGAGAAATACTGGCCAAGCGCGTTGGGTGCCCATGTTAGACACCAAACTCCTTTCCCGTCTCACCGGCGGTGGAAAAGAAGAAAGCTACTGGCCCGTCGGCGTAGCATCATCCCCATCTCAAGATGGCGGAATTGGCGCAAAGTTCCACTGCATGATCATCAAGGGCCGCGAGCAATACCCCAGTGCTCCTGTCCCCCACCTCTCAGAGTTCGGCTTCGAGATCCCGCTCAGCAGCGCAATCGACAAGTCCAAGAAAGCGAAGAAGCGAGGTGGTGATCTGAGTGACAtggaagacgaagacgacggCCCTACCCCTCAGACCAACGAGGACAAGCAGCAGGAACACGAACAAGCATTCATTCTCTCTTCCACTCTGCACTCGCAGCTCTCCTCAACGCTATTGCACACCCGACCCACGGCGTCTCAGAAACAGGCTCTCACTACGTTGGAGGTGGCGATTGATCGTGCTTTGCTGCAGCTACTCGGATTGGAATGTCTGGCTGGTGAGGACCACGGGATGAAGGCCCTGGAAATTGTCAGTCTAATGCGCGATGCGAATGGCAAGATGCTCGATCTGGCTGGCAAGGTGGCGTCGCGGTATGGTCGTGAGGTGTTGGGAGAGAAGATTCGCGAGTTGGCGGAGCGTAAGGCGTTGGCTAGGGAGGAGGACGAGGATGAGTTGTAG